Proteins from one Doryrhamphus excisus isolate RoL2022-K1 chromosome 19, RoL_Dexc_1.0, whole genome shotgun sequence genomic window:
- the myct1b gene encoding myc target protein 1 homolog: MYLLILKPEREGSTTAKFPSLGPPPATPPRKKPKQLVLGKAGNKQDVEKMAHNDTHPLLEILQSFDTGDMILAFCLSILVGLLLGALVYVLLTWASRRRATARITRRTKKTRKKPSASRIPTDGQLGLYRSTFLNVYRQPSLEPVGPLGSKPGPETSTFRPAPRKGSSGTATGDDAQVQIPEDTVASDSESLVPNKRHSFWLGGNGLKGFLPSQTPPPAYNSIIHAFQESCT; encoded by the exons ATGTACTTGCTAATTTTAAAGCCAGAGAGGGAAGGAAGCACGACAGCAAAGTTTCCTTCGCTGGGGCCACCCCCGGCCACCCCCCCGAGAAAAAAACCGAAGCAGCTCGTCTTGGGAAAAGCTGGGAATAAACAAGACGTGGAAAAGATGGCGCACAACGACACGCACCCGCTTTTGGAAATACTGCAGTCTTTCGACACGG GTGACATGATCCTTGCCTTCTGTCTCTCCATCCTGGTGGGTCTCCTGCTGGGTGCTCTGGTCTACGTCCTGCTGACTTGGGCATCCCGGCGCCGAGCCACCGCCCGCATCACCCGACGCACCAAGAAGACGAGGAAGAAACCCTCAGCATCCCGAATCCCGACTGACGGCCAGTTGGGTCTCTACCGCAGCACGTTCCTCAACGTGTACCGGCAACCTTCCCTGGAGCCCGTGGGCCCTCTGGGGAGCAAACCGGGACCGGAGACCTCCACGTTCCGCCCGGCGCCCAGGAAAGGAAGCAGCGGAACGGCCACGGGTGACGACGCGCAGGTCCAAATACCAGAGGACACCGTGGCGTCTGATTCGGAATCATTGGTGCCCAACAAGCGGCATTCCTTCTGGTTGGGGGGGAACGGACTGAAGGGGTTCCTGCCCTCACAGACCCCGCCTCCCGCGTACAACAGCATCATCCACGCCTTCCAAGAGTCCTGCACTTGA